Proteins found in one Muntiacus reevesi chromosome 2, mMunRee1.1, whole genome shotgun sequence genomic segment:
- the LOC136158917 gene encoding cationic amino acid transporter 3-like has product MLRQYVRQFRQGLVRKWPLEAREESESRRAPLSTFDLVILGVCRTLGAGVYVLIGVMILLIAGPAIVISFLVVALSSVLSGLCYTEFWSYVPRSGSVYLYSVVAMGKLCAFLIGWNILLYLVAAASCVTRAWSYAFDSLIGNHISQALERTFSPHMPSFLAPYPDFIALGLVLLMTGLLVLGARVTTLIIKVSTGLNLFVPIFMILSGVIKGDLHNWQLTEQDYRANTSGSSSTFSLGPLGSGGFVPFGFEGILQGAAILFTSYFGVHGMVTAGKEAPNPQRSIPLSMVISIFIGFLAYSGVSAALTLMVPYYQIYPYSPLPQAFLQVGWDPAGYVMAVVLLCTLLYSFLCAMVSMFQLTCAMAAEGLLFRGLAQIHTRTGTPIMAIVASGTLTGFTASLLGILDLVKLMSAGVLPAYTLVAVSVLVLRYQPDKNLSKEGKTEEGNEISDLEASPSEPVPEAGPLRILKSLWFPTSTTPTQISGQIVYGCASLLVLLLSILSLILAQWPSQVFSGDPVLTTVVVVVLLLITGVTVIIWRQPQSPSPLLFRIPALPVLPPVSIFVNIYLMMQITSETWILFSIWMAIGKKLFLGSGIRHSLAGNNHRQPPASTPQTLD; this is encoded by the exons ATGCTGCGTCAGTATGTTCGCCAGTTTCGTCAGGGGCTGGTCCGCAAGTGGCCACTGGAGGCCCGGGAGGAGTCTGAGAGTCGCAGAGCTCCTCTGAGCACCTTCGACCTGGTGATCTTGGGTGTGTGCAGGACTCTGGGGGCCGGCGTGTATGTCCTGATTGGTGTCATGATCCTGCTCATAGCTGGACCAGCGATCGTCATCTCCTTTTTGGTGGTCGCCCTGTCTTCAGTGTTGTCTGGACTCTGCTATACCGAATTTTGGTCCTATGTACCACGCTCCGGTTCTGTGTATCTTTACAGCGTCGTTGCCATGGGAAAATTGTGCGCCTTCCTCATTGGCTGGAACATCTTGCTGTATTTAGTGGCTG CTGCTTCCTGCGTGACCAGGGCGTGGAGCTACGCCTTTGACAGCCTCATTGGGAACCACATCTCTCAGGCATTAGAGAGAACTTTCTCTCCACACATGCCCTCTTTCCTGGCCCCGTACCCAGACTTCATTGCCCTGGGCCTGGTACTGCTGATGACTG GACTACTGGTTCTGGGAGCTCGTGTGACAACCCTGATTATCAAAGTGTCCACAGGCTTGAACCTTTTTGTTCCCATCTTCATGATCCTCTCTGGCGTCATTAAGGGAGACCTGCACAACTGGCAGCTCACAGAACAGGACTACAGAGCTAACACATCTGGATCCAGCAGCACCTTTAG CTTGGGCCCTCTGGGTTCTGGAGGGTTTGTGCCCTTTGGCTTTGAAGGGATTCTCCAAGGAGCAGCTATACTTTTCACCTCCTATTTTGGTGTTCATGGCATGGTCACTGCAG GGAAGGAAGCCCCAAATCCTCAGCGTTCCATCCCCTTGAGCATGGTGATCTCCATCTTCATCGGCTTCCTGGCGTACTCTGGAGTCTCAGCGGCGCTCACCCTCATGGTGCCCTACTACCAGATTTATCCTTACAGCCCCTTGCCACAGGCTTTCCTCCAGGTCGGATGGGACCCGGCTGGATATGTCATGGCTGTTGTCTTACTGTGTACCCTTTTATACAG cttCCTATGCGCCATGGTCTCCATGTTTCAGTTGACCTGCGCAATGGCAGCTGAAGGGCTCCTTTTCCGAGGTCTTGCCCAGATCCACACCCGTACTGGCACCCCTATCATGGCCATCGTGGCTTCTGGAACTCTTACAG GGTTCACGGCATCACTCCTCGGGATCCTTGATCTGGTGAAACTCATGTCAGCCGGTGTCCTGCCTGCTTACACCCTTGTGGCGGTTTCTGTCCTTGTCCTCAG GTACCAACCAGACAAGAATTTAAGCAaggaggggaaaacagaggagggAAATGAGATTTCTGATCTTGAAGCAAGTCCTTCAGAACCTGTACCTGAAGCAGGACCCTTAAGGATTCTAAAGAGTCTGTGGTTCCCTACCAGCACCACCCCCACCCAGATATCTGGGCAGATTGTCTATGGATGTGCCTCTCTGCTTG TTCTCCTGCTGTCAATCCTGAGCCTGATCCTGGCCCAGTGGCCAAGCCAGGTGTTCTCTGGAGACCCCGTGCTCacaacagtggtggtggtggtgctgctgCTCATCACTGGGGTCACGGTCATCATCTGGAGGCAGCCCCAGAGCCCCTCTCCTCTTCTGTTCAGG ATCCCTGCTCTGCCTGTCCTCCCACCGGTGAGCATCTTTGTGAACATTTACTTGATGATGCAGATAACCTCTGAGACCTGGATCTTATTTAGCATCTGGATGGCAATTGGTAAGAAGCTTTTT CTAGGATCTGGGATCCGACACAGCCTGGCAGGGAACAATCATCGACAGCCGCCAGCCTCCACCCCCCAGACTCTGGATTAA